A genomic window from Coriobacteriia bacterium includes:
- the uvrC gene encoding excinuclease ABC subunit UvrC: MREPRPTPGDLVTRPDPTIAEQVGSVPDAPGVYLWKDSAGEVLYVGKAKSLRKRMRQYTSGQDEREKIPVMMGQVASFDYVVTETEVESLVLEKNLIRQFKPPYNVDYRDDKSYPFIALTLEDPFPAIKFTREKRRPGTRYFGPYTDARAARETIDTVRRIVPICRATCPEWKRVTAHDGAPTQRPCFDFHVGLGPGPCAGAISREEYAENVARIASFLSGKHDDLEGELDRRMREASADLDFESAARYRNRLEAVNAIRGRQKVVSSRALEFDVVGFFREETVAGVQVFVVREGRLLYGNEFVLDKGLDVSLPELVDGFLVRYYADASEVPREIILPELPDEAETMEEWLSSLRPERAARVRLTVPARAERRDLLSLAENNARHTLMRFKVRTRYDEDRLNSALLQLESALALPAPPLRIECYDISTLHGTHSVGSMVVFTNGRQDSKSYRRFKVRLDTGEANDFAMMGEVLRRRFAPERMADGRFGKRPDLVIVDGGKPQLTAAREVLADLGLSDIPVAGLAKREEELFVPWAEMPVVLPAGAASLYLVKRVRDEAHRFAIEYHRALRGKAMTASVLDEITGLGPKRKKALLKQFGSVKRLREATVDEIAAVPGIPRVVAEEVAAVLRG; the protein is encoded by the coding sequence CTGCGCGAACCGCGACCGACGCCGGGTGACCTCGTGACGCGTCCCGATCCCACCATCGCCGAGCAGGTCGGCTCCGTTCCCGACGCCCCGGGCGTCTACCTGTGGAAGGACTCCGCTGGCGAGGTGCTCTACGTCGGCAAGGCGAAGTCGTTGCGCAAGCGGATGCGGCAGTACACCAGCGGGCAGGACGAGCGCGAGAAGATCCCCGTGATGATGGGGCAGGTGGCGAGCTTCGACTACGTGGTCACCGAGACCGAGGTCGAGTCGCTCGTGCTGGAGAAGAACCTCATCCGCCAGTTCAAGCCGCCGTACAACGTCGACTATCGCGACGACAAGAGCTATCCGTTCATCGCGCTGACCCTCGAGGACCCATTCCCGGCCATCAAGTTCACTCGCGAGAAGCGCCGACCGGGGACGCGCTACTTTGGGCCCTACACGGATGCACGTGCCGCACGCGAGACCATCGACACGGTGCGCCGCATCGTCCCGATCTGCCGTGCGACCTGCCCGGAGTGGAAGCGGGTGACCGCACACGACGGAGCGCCGACACAGCGACCGTGCTTCGACTTCCACGTGGGACTCGGGCCCGGTCCGTGCGCGGGCGCCATCTCGCGTGAGGAGTACGCCGAGAACGTCGCGCGAATCGCGAGCTTCCTCTCGGGCAAGCACGACGACCTCGAGGGGGAACTCGATCGGCGGATGCGCGAGGCCTCAGCCGATCTGGACTTCGAGTCAGCCGCGCGCTACCGCAACCGTCTGGAGGCGGTCAACGCGATCAGGGGGCGCCAGAAGGTCGTCAGCTCCCGTGCGCTCGAGTTCGACGTCGTCGGATTCTTCCGCGAGGAAACGGTCGCGGGCGTCCAGGTGTTCGTCGTGCGCGAAGGCCGGCTGCTCTACGGCAACGAATTCGTGCTCGACAAGGGGCTCGATGTGTCGTTGCCCGAGCTCGTTGACGGATTCCTCGTGCGCTACTACGCGGACGCATCCGAGGTGCCCCGCGAGATCATCTTGCCCGAGCTGCCTGATGAGGCCGAGACCATGGAGGAGTGGCTCTCGTCGCTTCGCCCGGAGCGCGCGGCGCGTGTACGGCTGACCGTTCCAGCGCGAGCCGAGCGGCGAGACCTTCTCTCCCTCGCCGAGAACAACGCCCGCCACACGCTCATGCGCTTCAAAGTCCGCACCCGCTACGACGAGGACCGGCTCAACAGCGCGCTTCTGCAACTCGAGAGCGCGCTGGCGTTGCCGGCTCCGCCGCTGCGCATAGAGTGCTACGACATCTCGACGTTGCACGGCACCCATTCGGTCGGTTCGATGGTGGTCTTCACGAACGGACGCCAGGATTCCAAGTCGTACCGGCGATTCAAGGTCCGACTCGACACCGGAGAAGCGAACGACTTCGCGATGATGGGGGAGGTGCTGCGCCGCCGGTTCGCGCCGGAGCGCATGGCTGACGGCCGGTTCGGAAAGCGGCCCGACCTCGTGATCGTGGACGGCGGCAAGCCGCAGCTCACCGCCGCGCGTGAGGTGCTCGCCGATCTCGGACTTTCCGATATCCCGGTTGCCGGTCTCGCCAAGCGCGAGGAGGAGCTGTTCGTGCCGTGGGCCGAGATGCCCGTCGTGCTCCCGGCAGGCGCGGCCTCGCTCTACCTCGTGAAGCGTGTCCGAGACGAGGCGCATCGATTCGCTATCGAGTACCACCGCGCGCTGCGGGGCAAGGCCATGACCGCGAGCGTGCTCGACGAGATCACCGGATTGGGTCCCAAGCGTAAGAAGGCGCTGCTCAAGCAGTTCGGCAGCGTGAAACGGCTACGCGAGGCGACGGTGGATGAGATCGCGGCCGTGCCCGGCATTCCTCGGGTGGTCGCCGAGGAGGTCGCTGCAGTCCTGCGCGGCTGA
- a CDS encoding CPBP family intramembrane metalloprotease: MDSRKKSGLAYPIAFAAIVLAIGATGRLVVDAGRAQTADGTLGKLMWVLAPFVLGIVFRRLDPLVRGEHLFRLSWERVRVAAIGAGLTALATAAAVGVGLALGATSFSATTGVPATLVGAAIGVMLFAFFEESAWRGYLLPGLLGRTGYWTTIAITSVVWWAWHLPYLDQLSQVYTTESPLTIAPRLLFGVVAMQILYTEVFLRCRSVWPAFAIHATFNLVANLAFLMGLQLQGSLGWALAPAADSLLLIVGTAAVGLLLYRRRAASAARTATDAG; the protein is encoded by the coding sequence ATGGATAGTCGAAAGAAGAGCGGACTCGCATACCCCATAGCGTTCGCGGCCATCGTGCTGGCGATTGGTGCGACCGGTCGACTGGTAGTTGACGCGGGTCGCGCTCAGACGGCCGACGGCACGCTCGGCAAGCTCATGTGGGTGCTGGCGCCGTTCGTCCTTGGGATCGTTTTCAGGCGCCTGGACCCGCTCGTTCGCGGAGAGCATCTCTTCCGACTCTCGTGGGAGCGTGTCCGCGTCGCTGCGATCGGTGCAGGACTCACCGCGCTTGCGACAGCTGCCGCTGTCGGCGTCGGGCTTGCGCTTGGCGCCACGAGCTTCAGCGCGACAACGGGCGTCCCCGCAACACTGGTCGGCGCGGCCATCGGTGTGATGCTCTTCGCATTCTTCGAGGAGTCGGCGTGGCGCGGCTACCTACTGCCGGGTCTGCTCGGCCGAACCGGCTACTGGACGACGATCGCGATCACGTCGGTCGTGTGGTGGGCATGGCACCTGCCATATCTCGATCAGCTCAGCCAGGTCTACACCACCGAGTCGCCGCTCACCATCGCCCCACGGCTTCTTTTCGGTGTCGTGGCGATGCAGATTCTCTACACCGAGGTGTTTCTGCGCTGCCGGTCGGTATGGCCCGCGTTCGCGATTCACGCGACGTTCAACCTGGTTGCCAATCTCGCTTTCCTGATGGGGCTGCAGCTGCAGGGTTCGCTCGGATGGGCGCTGGCTCCGGCTGCGGACAGCCTGCTGCTGATCGTGGGTACGGCCGCTGTCGGCCTGCTGCTGTATCGGCGCCGCGCCGCGTCGGCTGCGCGAACCGCGACCGACGCCGGGTGA